The Kineothrix sp. IPX-CK genomic interval CCGTTTCGCCTAATTTCCAGAGGCTGCTTCGGTCGGAGCCGGAGAACCTTGCCCTGTCGCTAGGCGGACATATAGATGTAGTAAAGGGAATTCTTGAATTTGGCTGTACGGAATTATCCTTCCCGCAGGCCAGGTGCTGGTGTGACAGTCCGGCAATGGAAGAGGAGGGAATTCCGTATCTGAAAGAGGAAGAATGGATTGAAATTATAGAAGGGCATGATAAGGGATTGCTGATGTGCAGCGCGGAGGCATTGGAATGGGGTGGGAAAAAGACGGAACTTCAGATTTCAAATCCGGATCTTAAATGGCGTCTGTACCCATTTGAACCGCCGTTTGTCGGATACCGGGGAGCTCTGAATCTGATTAACCTATGGATAAATTCCTGTGAAGCATGATAAAAATTACAATTTATTCAGGACAGCAGACAATTTGTTTGCTGTCCTTTTTTGGCGGCATGTCTTCTTAATAGATTGCCAATGTGGTTACGCGACCACATATTATATAATGGACACAAATGAGTTTATTCTATATAATTTTATCATACAAGATGGCATAAGAGACAAAAGAATATGAAAAAACAAGGTAAAAATATACAAAATACATAAATTGGAAAATGGCGAAAAATGTGGAAGCGAGCAGAAAAACAGTGCGGCAGAGGAGAATGCAGCATGGTAACGAGAAAAGATATTGCACAGCGTGCAGGCGTATCAGTGTCCGTTGTTTCGAGGGCACTCAATAACAGCGGATATGTAGAAGAAGAAAAGAAAAGAAAGATTCTGATGATCGCAGAACAGATGGGATATCATCCGAATCCGGTAGCCATGTCATTAATGACACAGAGGACAAAACAGATTCTTTTCTATTGCAGGGAATTAGAAAACGCATTCAATATCGAAGTATATGAGGGAATGCTGGAGGTGGCGAAGAAGCATGATTACATGGTGGTGGTGCATGGCAAGCTTGATTTTAAAAGTGTGCGGAGCATTATGGTAGACGGGCTGATCCTCCCAAGCGAAAAGATAACGGATGTTTATTTGAAAGGAGCCGGAAAGAATTATAATCTGCCGGTAGTCAGTGCGTCCTATGGAGATTCCATTTCTTTTGTAAAATCCGTGCCGATAGTGGAATGTGATCTGTGGGAGGGAACGAGGATGGTACTGCAGTACTTGTGGGACAGAGGGCACCGTAAGATTGCGATGATTATGCCCTATGAACTGGAGAATGCCAATGCGCGGACTTGTGCCTACAAGGAATTTATGCAGTATGAGCTGAGAGAGAAGATGAGGGAATATTACTTTGGAATCAGCAAGAGAGGTCTTATCAATGACGAACGTGTAATGAATTTCATGGAAGAGAAGATTCAGGATAACATTACAATACCGGAAGACTTTTTTGGAAAGGGTATGCTGGCGGCAGAGATTTTCCGGGAAAGAAAATGTGATGCTACTGCGGCGCTCTGCTTTAATGATGATATGGCACTTGGTTTTTACAGAGGGCTTAAGAAGCTGGGATATGGAATTCCCGAAGATGTATCCATCGTAGGCATTGATGGAATATATGCCAGGAAATATGCGGATCTTTTTCTGACCTCGCTGAAGTTAAACCCTAGAATGCAGGGAGCCAGATGTATGGAAGTGCTATTGGATGTCCTTCAAGGGAAAAAAGTAAAATACGTGACAAGGATTCCGCTTTGTGTTGAAGAAGGGGAAAGCGTTAGAACGATAGAAAGATGAAAAAACCGGAAGCATGCACGGTTTGAGTAATAGATAACTAGTCAACGGTTTTAAGGAGGTATTCGATGAAAAAGATAACGGTAAAAAAACTGATAGCCATGACGCTGAGTGTTGCTCTGTCGGCTTCTATGCTGGCGGGATGCGGAGGCAGCCAGAGCGCGGAAAGTACCGCGTCCGGTACTACAAGCAAAGAAGAGGGAGCGGCCATTGCGGAAGCGGTGGAGGCGGATCCGTCTTCTGTCTCAGGACATATCGAAGTAGGCGGCTGGCCCTCCGGCGACGATGGATTTGAAGCAGCGATGGCCGGCTTTAACGAGATATATCCGAATATTGAAGTGGAATTAGTATTTACAGATACGACTGCGCACCACCAGGCATTGCAGACAGCGCTGACCGCAGGGAGCGGGGCGCCCGATGTGGCAATGGTGGAAGGCGCCTACATTTCCCAGTACAGGGACAGCAGCGCATTGTGTGATCTGAACACGCTGGGTGCAGCAGATTTAAAAAATGATTTTGTTGAATTCAAATGGGATCAGGCAACGTCCTCGGACGGACGGAAACTGGTAGCGATACCATGGGATCTGGGGCCCACATTATACTATTATCGCACTGATGTTTTTGCCGAATGCGGACTGCCCACTGATCCGGATGAGGTTGCCGAACTGATGAGCACATGGGAAGGTGTACTGCAGGTCGCAGAGGCGGTTTCCATACCTGGTGAGAGATGGCTCCTGCCTTCTGCAGCCTATCCGTACCAGTGGATGTTCATCAATCGCGACTATTACGATGAAAAGCTGAATCTGAATCTGGAAAGAGAAGGAGATCTGGAATGTCTGCAGGCATGTCTTGACATCCGTAATAACGGCTGGGATATGAATGTGGATATGTGGAGCGCTGAGGCCTATGCAGCATATTCGGCCGGCACCTGCGTATCGGTAGCAGCCGGTTCCTGGTTCTCCGGTTTCTTAAAAACGGATATTGACCCGGACGGTGCCGGACACTGGGGCGCTGCCTCTCTTCCGGGAGGTCTGCCGTCTACTAACTGGGGAGGCTCTTTCCTTGTCATTCCGGAGCAGTCACAGAATAAGGAAGCAGCATGGGCCTTCATCAAATATATGCTGGCAACCACAGAAGGACAGAATGCAATGTTCAAGGCCGTTGATTATTTCCCGGCTTATACGCCTGCCTGGGATGCAGCTCCTGAGCTGTATACCAAAGGGGATGATTATTTCGGAGGGCAGGCACCGAATGCGCTTGCAGCCCAAATTGCGGCAGAAGTACCGGTTGTGAACAATACGATCATGGATACGACGGCGGAAGGATATCTGTACAGTTCCTTCAATGCCGGAGCCGAAGCGGGAGAGACGCCGGAGCAGATCAGGGAACGTCTCGGCAAGGACATCACGGCAGCTTGCGCAGAATTGAAGGAACAGCAGATACAGACGCTGAAGGATGCCGGAGCCTGGGAAGAATAAAGCATGGTAAAGCACAAAGAAAGAGCTGTCGGATAAAATGAGAATGGCCGGATGAAGGGTCCGGCCATTTCTATTACGGGTAGGCGGCACACAATCGGATTAGGAAAGGAAGAGAAATGTGAAGGAAAATAAGAAAAAAGGCTTTGTGAAGACGTTGAAAACATATCGGGTAGCCTATGTTTACATAGCACCGTTTTATATACTGTTCCTCATTTTTGGTCTATTCCCGATGGCGGCTGGCTTT includes:
- a CDS encoding extracellular solute-binding protein; the protein is MKKITVKKLIAMTLSVALSASMLAGCGGSQSAESTASGTTSKEEGAAIAEAVEADPSSVSGHIEVGGWPSGDDGFEAAMAGFNEIYPNIEVELVFTDTTAHHQALQTALTAGSGAPDVAMVEGAYISQYRDSSALCDLNTLGAADLKNDFVEFKWDQATSSDGRKLVAIPWDLGPTLYYYRTDVFAECGLPTDPDEVAELMSTWEGVLQVAEAVSIPGERWLLPSAAYPYQWMFINRDYYDEKLNLNLEREGDLECLQACLDIRNNGWDMNVDMWSAEAYAAYSAGTCVSVAAGSWFSGFLKTDIDPDGAGHWGAASLPGGLPSTNWGGSFLVIPEQSQNKEAAWAFIKYMLATTEGQNAMFKAVDYFPAYTPAWDAAPELYTKGDDYFGGQAPNALAAQIAAEVPVVNNTIMDTTAEGYLYSSFNAGAEAGETPEQIRERLGKDITAACAELKEQQIQTLKDAGAWEE
- a CDS encoding LacI family DNA-binding transcriptional regulator; translated protein: MWKRAEKQCGRGECSMVTRKDIAQRAGVSVSVVSRALNNSGYVEEEKKRKILMIAEQMGYHPNPVAMSLMTQRTKQILFYCRELENAFNIEVYEGMLEVAKKHDYMVVVHGKLDFKSVRSIMVDGLILPSEKITDVYLKGAGKNYNLPVVSASYGDSISFVKSVPIVECDLWEGTRMVLQYLWDRGHRKIAMIMPYELENANARTCAYKEFMQYELREKMREYYFGISKRGLINDERVMNFMEEKIQDNITIPEDFFGKGMLAAEIFRERKCDATAALCFNDDMALGFYRGLKKLGYGIPEDVSIVGIDGIYARKYADLFLTSLKLNPRMQGARCMEVLLDVLQGKKVKYVTRIPLCVEEGESVRTIER